The DNA sequence CACCTCGGTCGCCGACGCGGAAAAGCTCATCGCCACGATCGCAAAGGACCTGGCGGAGGAGAACGGCATCTCGTGGGCCATCACGTTACAAGACGATGATACCCTGATCGGCACCATCGGCTTCTACCGGATCAAAAAGGAGCACCTTGGCGGTGAGGTGGGCTACCTGCTCCACCCCGACCATTGGGGGAAAGGAATGATGGGCGAGGCGCTGGAGGCGGTAGTGGCATTTGGGTTCGATGCGATCGGCTTCCACCGCATCGAGGCGGACACCGACCCCCTCAACGATGCGAGCAACCGATTGCTCGAGCGCCACGGTTTCACCCGGGAAGCGCATCTGCGTGAGAACGTGTTGTGGAAGGGGCAATGGTTGGACACTTACCTCTGGGGGAGGCTGGCGCACCCGTGAGGCAAGGCGCCATCAGCACATGATGCGCCGACCTACTTTTCGCCCGCCATGCGCATCCACCTGATCTCCACACCGCGCAACGTGAGCACCG is a window from the Flavobacteriales bacterium genome containing:
- a CDS encoding GNAT family N-acetyltransferase — protein: MIHLLPFQPIRTSRLTLRAFRPEDAAALFALRSDERVMRHMARPRATSVADAEKLIATIAKDLAEENGISWAITLQDDDTLIGTIGFYRIKKEHLGGEVGYLLHPDHWGKGMMGEALEAVVAFGFDAIGFHRIEADTDPLNDASNRLLERHGFTREAHLRENVLWKGQWLDTYLWGRLAHP